A region of the Actinomycetes bacterium genome:
AGGGATATGCCAATACCAGAAAGGCTTGGAAGCCGATGGTGTAATAAAAAAAGCGGATATGGCAATGTATGAAGCAAAGCAGGGCGGTAGAGGCCTGATTAAATCATGCTCCATACCTTAAAAATCACGTCTCGCCCACAAAGCTTAAGCAATTTCAGACATATTTAAATGTATGCTCCGACATCTCCACCACCACAATCTACATAACCCTCACCAATATAGAAGTCGAAACCATTATGTAATCTCATGCCAACATTTTATGGCAGTTTTTAACAGATTGATTTTAAAAAAAATGAAGTTATACTATTTTTAAACCGGGCAAAAGATGATTTAAGGCTGTAGATATAAAGTAAAATATATTATTAGGAATTTTTTAGGAAATTAAAGTATGATTAAATTAATAGCCATAGATGCCGATGGCACCTTGCTTGACTCCAGCTCCAAAATAAGTAAAGCCAACCAGGCAGCCATAAATAAATGCATACAAACAGGGCTGAAGGTAGTACTGATAACCGGAAAGAACCTGAAATCAGCCAGGCGGATTATAGATACCTTTTCTCCGCCCAACCCCCATGTAGTATCCAATGGCACCCTCATAGTAGACCAAGGTCTCCAGCATCTTGACTACCGGCTGATTGACCCCGGCTCCTTTAAGGCCATTGTAAAATTTGCCAGAAAAACCGGCCAGCTGCTGCTTACCAGCACCCTGGACGGAGACCTTCTGTACGAAAAAACCCTCCATGGTATAGAACATAAGCACTATATGAGGAAGGTTGAAGACCTGCTGGCCCAAGAGGTAACCAGCCAGGTACTTCTGGCCACCATTTTAAGAAGGCAGGACTGCGAACCTATCAAATACCATCATATCGCCCCCGATAAAAAGGGTATAAAGATAAGGGATGCAGGATTTAACTATGTAAACATATTCAACCGCCAGGCAGGAAAAACCTTTGCCCTTAAAAAAGTGCTGGGCTACCTAAATCTGGACAGCAGCCAGGTAATGGCCATTGGAGACGGCCAGAATGACCTGGGAATTATAACTATGGCCGGAATTGGGGTAGCCATGGGCAATGCCTGCAGCCAGCTAAAGAAGGCAGCAGATTTTGTAACCGAGGACCTGGACCATGACGGAGTAAGCAAGGCCCTGAGCAGGGTCCTGGGCATATAACTGTCAGCCAGGGCATAAAAAGGTTTTTTCCTATTCTATACAAATTTAATATGATAGAATTATACCCAAATGAAAAGAACCCTGGCATATAAAATTACACTGATATTCCTACTAACGGTAATTATTATATTCGCCACTGCCTGTAACCAGACTCTGATAGACATTTACACCGAATTAAATACTGATTACAGCGGAACCAGAGTGGTGGATTTGGCAGTTAAGACCGAATACCTGCAGAAGGGTGATGTGGTGCTGTCCGGGGAACAGAGCCTGTACCAGAAGCTTACCGCCACCCTTCCTGAAGGGGAAATAGACACTTATGAACAGCAGGATTATACCCACTTTAGATCTACTGCCACTTTCAAGGACATAAACTTTTTACAGCACATATCCATAGATAATTTTTCCCAGGAA
Encoded here:
- a CDS encoding Cof-type HAD-IIB family hydrolase, producing the protein MIKLIAIDADGTLLDSSSKISKANQAAINKCIQTGLKVVLITGKNLKSARRIIDTFSPPNPHVVSNGTLIVDQGLQHLDYRLIDPGSFKAIVKFARKTGQLLLTSTLDGDLLYEKTLHGIEHKHYMRKVEDLLAQEVTSQVLLATILRRQDCEPIKYHHIAPDKKGIKIRDAGFNYVNIFNRQAGKTFALKKVLGYLNLDSSQVMAIGDGQNDLGIITMAGIGVAMGNACSQLKKAADFVTEDLDHDGVSKALSRVLGI